A section of the Falco rusticolus isolate bFalRus1 chromosome Z, bFalRus1.pri, whole genome shotgun sequence genome encodes:
- the LOC119141691 gene encoding uncharacterized protein LOC119141691 isoform X2: MYVAGIVSRIEDARLKEVQSQRLFELLRQLLSAIQQRTQPYCVIHIRSHKWSEGLGEGNARADQLVSVAAPLSEFVKARESHNTFHQNARGLHRQFDITMEEARGIVRACPTCSHHGPGLGPQWIPAKWTKAAVTDAPVTNVNS; this comes from the exons ATGTATGTTGCAGGAATCGTAAGCCGAATTGAAGATGCTCGCCTTAAAGAAGTGCAAAGTCAACGGCTGTTTGAACTCCTTAGGCAACTGTTGTCAGCAATACAGCAGCGCACGCAACCCTACTGCGTTATACATATTAGAAGTCATAAATGGTCTGAAGGTTTGGGGGAAGGGAATGCGCGCGCTGACCAGCTCGTGTCTGTAGCAGCTCCACTAAGCGAGTTTGTTAAAGCACGAGAATCACACAACACATTTCACCAAAACGCGCGGGGACTGCATCGACAATTTGACATTACAATGGAAGAAGCTAGAGGAATTGTACGAGCTTGTCCTACGTGCAGTCATCATGGACCGGGACTAG GGCCGCAGTGGATCCCAGCAAAATGGaccaaagcagcagtgactgaTGCTCCAGTAACCAATGTCAACTCGTGA
- the LOC119141691 gene encoding uncharacterized protein LOC119141691 isoform X1, producing the protein MLRIVVLINFVVVVVAFVPKSLFDLRENVWVTLSRAINTTTFCASLSTPSVPFLTCLVGVPLNDSDWIALNQSLNQMPKVTILARGNNMSSFFEKFDNWDDKLPIGPSPQEIELVDSLNASYCVYLNSSRYPCAGEASNMPCSTTAITPVYPIKNQFNWSVWCNHTSQNLSNPAPGVLYPRKLPPGLFFICGNRAWNGIPSMPVGGPCTIGRLSLALPHFHPNKSNPVRWRRDTSQILGNTCDDNVQLWNKWEVFFASLFIPGAAAARAHKNLETLSCWVVKQANLTSRVLSDLADSLTIVQHAVLQNRMAIDFLLLAHGHGCEDFEGMCCMDLEDNSSSIHKEIKQLMEHSQKIQQDVGFFGLEGLTNWLGIGGWLKRLLQSVLLIVIIVIIGFICLSCALSCIRKLFERVTGPVFLVQKEKGGIVAEWMKENGHGSIEGLCDTAFDISLE; encoded by the coding sequence ATGTTGAGAATTGTTgtgttaattaattttgttgtcGTAGTTGTAGCTTTTGTGCCTAAATCATTGTTTGATTTGCGAGAAAATGTATGGGTAACTTTAAGTAGAGCTATTAACACAACCACGTTTTGTGCAAGTTTGTCAACCCCTAGCGTACCCTTTTTAACTTGTTTAGTAGGTGTGCCGTTAAATGACTCAGATTGGATCGCCCTTAACCAGTCTCTTAACCAGATGCCAAAAGTTACCATATTGGCTCGAGGTAATAATATGAgcagcttttttgaaaaatttgatAACTGGGATGACAAACTCCCTATTGGTCCTAGCCCTCAAGAAATCGAACTAGTCGATTCACTAAATGCCTCTTATTGTGTATATTTGAATTCTTCCCGGTACCCTTGTGCTGGTGAAGCCTCTAACATGCCTTGTAGTACAACTGCTATCACTCCCGTATATCCAATTAAGAATCAGTTTAATTGGAGTGTTTGGTGTAACCATACCAGTCAAAATCTGTCTAATCCTGCACCTGGAGTATTATATCCTAGGAAATTACcccctggtttgttttttatttgtggtaaTAGAGCATGGAATGGAATACCCTCAATGCCTGTAGGTGGTCCATGTACCATCGGTCGTCTGAGTTTAGCCTTACCACATTTTCATCCTAACAAATCAAATCCAGTGAGATGGAGAAGAGACACTTCCCAGATCCTTGGTAACACCTGTGATGATAACGTTCAACTTTGGAACAAATGGGAGGTATTTTTTGCTTCGTTATTTATCCCAGGTGCCGCCGCTGCTCGGGCCCACAAAAATTTAGAAACGCTGTCTTGTTGGGTGGTTAAACAAGCCAACCTCACCAGCAGAGTTTTATCAGACCTAGCTGATAGTTTAACTATTGTTCAACATGCTGTTTTGCAAAACCGCATGGCCATTGACTTTTTActattagcacatggacatgGCTGTGAAGATTTTGAAGGCATGTGTTGTATGGACCTTGAAGATAATTCAAGCTCCATacataaagaaatcaaacaatTGATGGAACATTCTCAAAAAATTCAACAAGATGTTGGATTTTTTGGCCTTGAAGGCTTAACAAATTGGCTTGGGATAGGAGGCTGGTTAAAAAGACTGTTGCAAAGTGTGTTGCTTATAGTAATAATTGTTATCATTGGATTTATATGTTTAAGCTGTGCTCTCTCTTGTATTCGAAAATTATTTGAGCGTGTAACTGGACCAGTTTTccttgtccaaaaagaaaaagggggaattgttgcagaatggatgaaaGAGAACGGCCACGGTTCCATAGAAGGactgtgtgatacagcttttGACATAAGTCTGGAGTGA